The Mesorhizobium loti genome includes a region encoding these proteins:
- a CDS encoding ROK family protein has protein sequence MRFAPPNPLRIADRASGLNALSVRSYNERLVLSLLLQNEGISRMEIGEKTGLSAQTASVIVRSLEQEGLVSQGEAQRGRVGPPTIPLSLNPEGAYAVGVGFSRRRIDIALIDFIGTVRFHTQLPADEANPFPQSSELLEAIRQAMTSLPVEARGRVAGIGLAVPDEVDAMAATRNGSSTSLKALQGEIEEQIKLPVFVQNDITAAAGGESMFGVAKPLNDYLFFYLGARLQSRLILNHQIYKGNSSASFDHGLVRLESELTRRGRPSEIIWSSSPEWPDLGEAYGAWLGECSNRLKASISALTQFVEFRTVVLSSYAPQKIAKALCADISQEFATIEALPARVTISPKAVGAASLPFSSRFMIQ, from the coding sequence ATGAGATTCGCACCACCCAATCCGTTGCGCATCGCCGATCGTGCGAGCGGGCTGAATGCATTGAGCGTGCGCAGCTACAATGAGCGGCTGGTGCTGTCGCTGCTGCTTCAGAACGAAGGCATTTCGCGGATGGAAATCGGCGAGAAGACCGGCCTGTCGGCGCAGACGGCCTCGGTCATCGTCCGTTCACTGGAGCAGGAGGGCCTGGTCTCCCAGGGCGAGGCGCAGCGCGGTCGCGTCGGGCCGCCCACCATCCCGCTTTCGCTCAACCCGGAGGGCGCCTATGCGGTTGGCGTCGGCTTCAGCCGGCGCAGGATCGACATCGCGCTCATCGACTTCATCGGCACCGTGCGCTTCCACACGCAGTTGCCGGCGGATGAAGCCAATCCCTTTCCGCAAAGCAGCGAACTGCTGGAGGCGATCAGGCAAGCCATGACGAGCCTGCCGGTCGAGGCGCGCGGCCGCGTCGCCGGCATCGGACTGGCTGTTCCCGACGAAGTCGACGCGATGGCTGCAACCCGCAACGGATCGAGCACGTCGCTCAAGGCCTTGCAGGGTGAGATCGAGGAACAAATCAAGCTGCCGGTTTTCGTGCAGAACGACATCACCGCGGCGGCCGGCGGCGAAAGCATGTTCGGCGTCGCCAAGCCGCTGAACGACTATTTGTTCTTCTATCTCGGAGCAAGGCTGCAGAGCAGGCTCATCCTCAACCACCAGATCTACAAGGGAAACTCCAGCGCCAGCTTCGATCATGGCCTTGTGCGCCTGGAGAGCGAACTGACCAGGCGCGGTCGCCCGTCCGAAATCATCTGGAGCAGCAGCCCTGAGTGGCCCGACCTTGGCGAGGCCTACGGCGCATGGCTGGGGGAATGCTCCAACCGCCTGAAAGCGTCGATCTCCGCGCTGACCCAGTTTGTCGAATTCAGGACGGTCGTCCTGTCCAGCTACGCGCCGCAGAAAATCGCCAAGGCACTGTGCGCCGACATCAGCCAGGAATTCGCCACCATCGAAGCGTTGCCGGCGCGCGTTACCATCAGCCCGAAGGCCGTCGGCGCGGCAAGCCTGCCGTTCAGTTCGCGCTTCATGATCCAGTGA
- a CDS encoding FAD-dependent oxidoreductase: MDAKVNGNVSFWYADIGLPAYRAPLPGDLEADVCIVGAGYTGLWTAYYLKKADPAIRIAIVEREFAGFGASGRNGGWLSGGFSWSREKYLQTSTRGAVIDMETAMHGTVDEVIKVTEAEGIDADIRRVDNLTVATNPPQLERINAAYADAIGWSVPSERVSLIGQAEAKARINIKNVLGGYVHHGTARVQPAKLVRGLSEAVERLGVPIYEQTTVTGIEKGKVTTNRGTVRAPIIIRATEGFTAGIPGNERLWLPLNSAQIITEPLPQSLWDEIGWQDHELLGDAAHAYCYAQRTREGRITMGGRGVPYRYGSQTDVRGQTQQATIESLHAILTRLLPQTAKLRIDHAWCGVLGVPRDWCTTAGLDPQTGIGWAGGYVGLGVSSSNLSGRTLRDLILRRDTELTRLPWVNRQVSKWEPEPMRWLGVHSMYQLYRVADEREEAGLQHTSKLAAIADRITGH; encoded by the coding sequence ATGGACGCCAAAGTCAACGGCAACGTCTCGTTCTGGTATGCCGACATCGGCCTGCCGGCTTATCGCGCGCCGCTCCCTGGCGACCTCGAAGCCGATGTCTGCATCGTCGGCGCCGGCTACACCGGCCTGTGGACGGCTTATTATCTGAAGAAGGCCGATCCAGCGATCCGCATCGCCATCGTCGAGCGGGAGTTCGCCGGCTTCGGCGCGTCGGGCCGCAATGGCGGCTGGCTGTCCGGCGGCTTCAGCTGGTCACGCGAGAAATATCTGCAGACCTCGACGCGCGGCGCCGTCATCGACATGGAAACCGCCATGCACGGCACGGTCGACGAAGTAATCAAGGTGACCGAGGCCGAAGGCATCGATGCCGACATCCGCCGCGTCGACAATCTGACGGTCGCCACCAACCCGCCGCAGCTCGAACGGATCAACGCTGCCTATGCCGATGCGATCGGCTGGAGCGTGCCGAGCGAACGTGTCAGCCTGATCGGCCAGGCAGAGGCCAAGGCCCGCATCAACATCAAAAATGTGCTTGGCGGCTATGTCCACCACGGCACCGCGCGCGTGCAGCCGGCCAAGCTGGTGCGCGGCCTGTCCGAAGCCGTCGAGCGGCTCGGCGTGCCGATCTACGAGCAGACCACCGTGACCGGCATCGAGAAGGGCAAGGTCACGACGAATCGCGGCACCGTGCGCGCACCGATCATCATCCGCGCCACGGAAGGGTTCACGGCCGGCATACCAGGCAATGAACGGCTCTGGCTGCCACTCAACAGCGCGCAGATCATCACCGAGCCGTTGCCGCAGTCGCTGTGGGACGAGATCGGCTGGCAAGACCACGAGCTTCTGGGCGACGCCGCGCACGCCTATTGCTATGCGCAACGCACAAGGGAAGGCCGCATCACCATGGGCGGACGCGGCGTGCCCTATCGCTACGGCTCGCAAACGGACGTGCGTGGCCAGACGCAGCAGGCGACGATCGAGAGCCTGCACGCCATCCTCACCCGGCTTCTGCCGCAGACAGCCAAGCTTCGCATCGACCACGCCTGGTGCGGTGTGCTCGGCGTGCCGCGCGACTGGTGCACGACGGCAGGGCTCGATCCGCAAACCGGCATCGGCTGGGCCGGCGGCTATGTCGGGCTCGGCGTGTCGAGTTCCAACCTCTCGGGCCGCACGCTGCGCGACCTCATCCTGCGCCGCGACACAGAACTGACCCGCCTGCCTTGGGTCAACCGTCAGGTCAGCAAATGGGAGCCCGAGCCGATGCGCTGGCTCGGTGTCCATTCGATGTATCAGCTCTATCGCGTCGCCGACGAGCGCGAGGAAGCCGGCCTCCAGCACACGTCGAAGCTGGCCGCGATCGCCGACCGCATCACAGGACATTGA
- a CDS encoding ABC transporter permease codes for MVRSLFNILSGRNTRQGLWGLPLLVALLISLWLTVETTQFATAENLFNLVAQAMPLIIAAIGQLVVVLIGGLDLSVGSVISFTTAVLALDQPAIVLIPAVFLLAAFIGLINGLAITRFNVHPIIATLSTQYIVLGITRILRPVSGGTVPEIVIDAVSGSFLGIPYPVFWGIVVILAAWKLLYGSRYGLHLFAIGGGIASGAESAARNFGVSDRRNIILAYVVCSCFAAVAGVFLAGRIVSGDPNVGLLFELDTVTAVALGGTQLSGGIGGLHGTVIGALVMALLANGMNLANVSPFVQTAIKGGILLAVVGLQSRKKMGL; via the coding sequence ATGGTTCGTTCGCTTTTCAACATCCTGAGTGGCCGGAACACACGGCAAGGCCTGTGGGGCCTGCCGCTGCTGGTCGCCTTGCTCATCTCGCTGTGGCTGACCGTCGAGACGACGCAGTTCGCCACGGCCGAAAACCTCTTCAACCTGGTTGCCCAGGCGATGCCGCTGATCATCGCGGCGATCGGACAACTCGTCGTCGTGCTCATCGGCGGGCTCGATCTATCCGTCGGCTCTGTCATCAGTTTTACGACGGCGGTGCTGGCGCTCGATCAGCCGGCGATCGTGCTGATCCCGGCGGTCTTTCTGCTGGCCGCATTCATCGGGCTGATCAACGGCCTGGCGATCACCCGCTTCAACGTCCATCCGATCATCGCGACGCTGTCGACGCAGTACATCGTGCTTGGCATCACGCGCATCTTGCGGCCGGTCTCCGGCGGCACGGTGCCGGAGATCGTCATCGATGCCGTCTCGGGCAGTTTCCTCGGCATCCCCTATCCGGTTTTCTGGGGCATCGTCGTGATCCTGGCAGCGTGGAAGCTGCTCTACGGATCGCGATACGGGCTGCATCTGTTTGCGATCGGCGGCGGCATCGCTTCGGGCGCCGAAAGTGCTGCCCGCAATTTCGGCGTCTCCGACCGTCGCAACATCATCCTCGCCTATGTGGTCTGTTCCTGTTTCGCGGCCGTTGCCGGTGTCTTCCTGGCCGGGCGCATCGTGTCGGGCGATCCGAATGTCGGGCTGCTTTTCGAACTCGACACCGTCACCGCCGTAGCCCTTGGAGGCACCCAGCTCTCCGGCGGCATAGGCGGCCTGCACGGCACGGTGATCGGCGCGCTGGTCATGGCGCTGCTGGCCAATGGCATGAACCTCGCCAACGTCTCGCCCTTTGTCCAGACCGCGATCAAGGGCGGCATCCTGTTGGCGGTGGTCGGGCTGCAATCGCGCAAGAAGATGGGGCTCTGA
- a CDS encoding ABC transporter permease: MRLAPFRILLGLFCLLVAVWLVMPTLVIIPMSFNEKKSLAFPPSGFSWQWYANFFTNPDWLSSFFNSLRVAGLVAVAATLIGTLAALGLSRMKHAGAGLLRAILITPMIVPGVVLAIGIYAVYLDYQLVGTTTGFVIAHTMLAIPFVIIAVSASLEVFDVRLETAAASLGADRFTVFRTVTLPLIAPGILSGLLFAFVTSFDEIIVALFITSPYLKTLPVQIFTSITRDADPTVTAVGTIIFIATTLIISAGLIISSKSTRS, encoded by the coding sequence ATGAGACTGGCACCGTTCCGCATTCTGCTTGGCCTGTTCTGCCTGCTGGTCGCCGTGTGGCTGGTGATGCCGACGCTGGTCATCATCCCGATGTCGTTCAACGAGAAGAAGTCGCTTGCCTTCCCGCCCTCCGGCTTCTCCTGGCAATGGTACGCGAATTTCTTCACCAACCCCGATTGGCTGTCGAGCTTCTTCAATTCGCTCAGGGTCGCGGGCCTCGTCGCCGTCGCCGCCACCCTGATCGGCACGCTGGCGGCGCTTGGCCTCAGCCGCATGAAACATGCCGGCGCCGGCCTGCTGCGCGCCATCCTGATCACGCCGATGATCGTGCCCGGCGTGGTGCTGGCGATCGGCATCTATGCCGTCTACCTCGACTACCAGCTCGTTGGCACCACCACCGGCTTCGTCATCGCGCACACGATGCTGGCAATCCCCTTCGTCATCATCGCCGTGTCGGCGAGCCTCGAAGTCTTCGATGTGCGGCTGGAGACGGCGGCGGCAAGCCTCGGCGCCGACCGCTTCACTGTCTTCCGCACGGTGACCTTGCCGTTGATCGCGCCCGGCATCCTGTCGGGGCTGTTGTTTGCCTTCGTCACCTCCTTCGATGAAATCATCGTCGCGCTGTTCATCACCAGCCCCTACCTGAAGACCTTGCCGGTGCAGATCTTCACCAGCATCACCCGTGACGCCGATCCGACAGTGACGGCGGTCGGAACCATCATCTTCATTGCCACGACGCTGATCATCAGCGCCGGGCTGATCATCAGCTCGAAATCGACGAGGAGTTGA
- a CDS encoding helix-turn-helix domain-containing protein, with protein MKIAEDHIPDDSAASSAEARRSTVLGDRIKAYRTTRRLTLRQLGDMIGTTASFLSQLERGLSGANTSTLMLIANALGISLADLFDDCEVSPHTVLTRAERPALPTSEGYRKTLLSRRPIHEMEVYCGEFAVGGSTGDVPYTHGNAHEMFLVLRGRVQLTLGDESFILEEGDSIEYSTSTPHRTINVGDTVAEVLWIIAPPTSGAVDLDQYVARKTLAPGLPKSNSEPSEG; from the coding sequence ATGAAGATTGCCGAGGATCACATCCCAGACGACAGCGCCGCGTCCAGCGCGGAAGCGCGCCGCTCGACGGTGCTCGGCGATCGCATCAAGGCCTATCGCACCACGCGACGCCTGACGCTGCGCCAGCTCGGCGACATGATCGGCACCACCGCCAGTTTCCTGAGCCAGCTCGAGCGCGGCCTTTCGGGCGCCAACACCAGCACGCTGATGCTGATCGCCAATGCGCTCGGCATCAGCTTGGCCGACCTTTTCGACGACTGCGAAGTGTCGCCGCACACGGTGCTGACACGCGCCGAGCGGCCGGCGCTGCCGACCAGCGAAGGCTACCGCAAGACGCTGCTGTCGCGCCGGCCAATCCATGAGATGGAAGTCTATTGCGGCGAATTCGCCGTCGGTGGCTCGACCGGCGACGTGCCTTACACGCATGGCAACGCGCACGAGATGTTCCTCGTGCTGCGCGGGCGCGTGCAACTGACGCTCGGAGACGAGAGCTTCATCCTCGAAGAGGGCGACAGCATCGAATACTCGACCTCGACGCCGCACCGAACCATCAATGTCGGCGACACGGTGGCCGAAGTGCTCTGGATCATCGCGCCGCCGACCAGCGGCGCCGTCGACCTCGACCAATATGTAGCCCGGAAAACGCTCGCGCCCGGTCTGCCAAAATCAAACAGCGAGCCATCGGAGGGTTAG
- a CDS encoding SGNH/GDSL hydrolase family protein: protein MRSVLCYGDSNTHGQIPGRGPLERYGPEERWPGILRSQLGPDWYVIEEGLSGRTTVHDDPIEGAHKNGRTYLRPCLQSHATLDLVIIMLGTNDLKIRFNKPPSEVAMGIGCLVYDIKELAPGPGGSTPEIMIVAPPPMQDDVKEWKSIFAGAPEKSRLLALEFEVLADSLELHFFDAGSVVSCSEADGFHIDAEAHRLLGTALARAVDAIGWSRST, encoded by the coding sequence ATGCGATCAGTCTTGTGCTACGGCGACTCCAACACGCACGGCCAGATCCCCGGCAGGGGGCCGCTCGAGCGCTACGGTCCTGAAGAGCGGTGGCCGGGAATACTGCGATCTCAGCTAGGGCCTGACTGGTATGTGATCGAGGAGGGATTGAGCGGCCGGACCACCGTCCACGACGATCCTATCGAGGGCGCCCACAAGAACGGCCGAACCTATCTTCGCCCTTGCCTGCAGAGCCATGCGACGCTCGACCTCGTCATCATCATGCTCGGCACCAACGACCTGAAAATCCGCTTCAACAAGCCGCCGTCGGAAGTGGCCATGGGCATCGGCTGCCTCGTCTACGACATCAAGGAGCTGGCGCCCGGCCCGGGCGGCTCGACGCCCGAGATCATGATCGTGGCGCCGCCGCCGATGCAGGACGACGTCAAGGAATGGAAGTCGATCTTTGCCGGCGCGCCGGAGAAATCGCGCCTGCTCGCGCTTGAGTTCGAGGTTCTGGCGGACTCGCTCGAACTGCATTTTTTCGATGCCGGCTCGGTGGTGTCGTGCAGCGAAGCGGACGGATTTCACATCGATGCCGAGGCGCACAGATTGCTCGGCACCGCACTCGCCCGCGCGGTCGATGCCATCGGCTGGAGCCGCTCGACATGA
- a CDS encoding extracellular solute-binding protein → MGSRSRWAGFVGAAALALLAAAAHAQNAPPAGTVVDGSLKGKTLTFVSYGGIYQDGQVAALKEFVDKSGVKLLNDGPTEIAKLQAQVESGNVTWDVVDTDDFPPFVHCGKLFQKLDLTKLDISHIPAGQVGECSVPAMNYGMVLMYKNDKYKDNPPKDWKDFFDTVKFPGTRAIDGSGSPIGGLIEQAILADGGKVDAMTPADIDKGIAKIKAIGPDTIFWKTGAESQQLAESGEADMIIMWTGRAMTAVKNGAAYTPVWKDWLVVMDQLTIPVGAKDTDASYALINAYLGKKSQEILTEQTSYSPINNEAQPKVDASVGAFLTNTPDHAKLGYQQNIKFWVANFATASDKWTALMAGN, encoded by the coding sequence ATGGGAAGCAGATCAAGATGGGCCGGGTTTGTCGGCGCCGCCGCACTGGCCTTGCTCGCAGCCGCCGCTCACGCACAGAACGCACCGCCGGCCGGGACCGTCGTCGACGGATCGCTGAAGGGCAAGACGCTGACCTTCGTCTCCTATGGCGGCATCTACCAGGACGGCCAGGTCGCCGCGCTCAAGGAGTTCGTCGACAAGAGCGGCGTCAAACTTTTGAACGACGGACCGACCGAAATCGCCAAGCTTCAGGCGCAGGTGGAATCCGGCAATGTGACCTGGGATGTCGTCGATACAGACGATTTTCCGCCCTTCGTGCATTGCGGAAAACTGTTCCAGAAACTCGACCTGACCAAGCTCGACATCTCGCACATCCCGGCCGGACAGGTCGGCGAATGCAGCGTGCCGGCGATGAACTACGGCATGGTCCTGATGTACAAGAATGACAAGTACAAGGACAATCCGCCGAAGGACTGGAAGGATTTCTTCGACACCGTGAAATTCCCCGGCACCCGCGCCATCGATGGCAGCGGCAGCCCGATCGGTGGCCTGATCGAACAGGCCATCCTGGCCGACGGCGGCAAGGTCGACGCCATGACGCCGGCCGACATCGACAAGGGCATCGCCAAGATCAAGGCAATCGGTCCGGACACCATCTTCTGGAAGACCGGCGCCGAATCCCAGCAGCTCGCCGAATCCGGCGAGGCCGACATGATCATCATGTGGACCGGCCGCGCCATGACGGCGGTCAAGAACGGTGCTGCCTACACGCCGGTGTGGAAGGACTGGCTGGTCGTCATGGATCAGCTGACCATCCCGGTCGGCGCCAAGGACACCGACGCCTCCTATGCGTTGATCAATGCCTATCTCGGCAAGAAGTCGCAGGAAATCCTGACCGAGCAGACATCCTACTCGCCGATCAACAACGAGGCACAGCCGAAGGTGGACGCGTCCGTCGGCGCCTTCCTGACCAACACGCCGGACCACGCCAAGCTCGGTTACCAGCAGAACATCAAGTTCTGGGTCGCCAACTTCGCCACCGCGTCCGACAAGTGGACGGCGCTGATGGCCGGCAACTGA
- a CDS encoding ABC transporter permease has product MSQTSHMPTAGGDHPRPSGAVQGPQRRPRLAAYPSLLAMPALALLIAAMGYPLLTVTLRSFSDPAWGLQNYVWFFSTPVNVTVLWRTFSIAAWVTIVCVIAAYPYAYLMTAVGPRLRLVLILCVLVPFWVSGVVRTLAWVILLQDSGIINSVIRLLGFDGVKLIRTQTGVVIGMAQVLLPFMILPLYSVMRGIDLRLVQAARSLGARPARAFMQIYLPLSLPGVFAGAIIVFILSLGFYITPALLGGPRSTMLSTLVQSQVLSLLNWGRGGAMGVVLLVATFVLLALAAPLMRQRHKQASRS; this is encoded by the coding sequence GTGAGCCAGACATCGCATATGCCGACGGCCGGGGGTGATCATCCCCGGCCGTCAGGTGCCGTGCAGGGGCCGCAACGGCGCCCGCGCCTTGCCGCCTATCCTTCGCTGCTGGCGATGCCGGCCTTGGCTCTGCTCATCGCGGCGATGGGCTATCCCTTGCTGACCGTCACGCTGCGCAGTTTCTCGGACCCGGCCTGGGGCCTGCAGAACTATGTCTGGTTCTTTTCCACGCCGGTGAACGTCACCGTCCTGTGGCGCACCTTTTCCATCGCCGCCTGGGTGACCATTGTCTGCGTCATCGCCGCCTACCCCTACGCCTATCTCATGACGGCCGTTGGGCCGCGCCTGCGGCTGGTCCTCATCCTGTGCGTGCTGGTGCCGTTCTGGGTCAGCGGCGTGGTACGTACCTTGGCCTGGGTCATCCTTTTGCAGGATTCCGGCATCATCAATTCGGTGATCAGGCTGCTCGGCTTCGACGGCGTGAAGCTGATCCGAACGCAGACCGGCGTGGTGATCGGCATGGCGCAAGTGCTGCTGCCGTTCATGATCCTGCCGCTCTATTCGGTCATGCGCGGCATCGATTTGCGCCTCGTCCAGGCGGCGCGCAGCCTCGGCGCGCGGCCGGCGCGCGCCTTCATGCAGATCTATCTGCCGCTGTCGCTGCCTGGTGTTTTCGCCGGCGCCATCATCGTATTCATCCTGTCGCTCGGCTTCTACATCACCCCTGCCCTGCTCGGCGGCCCGCGCAGCACCATGCTGTCGACGCTGGTTCAGAGCCAGGTGCTCAGCCTGCTCAACTGGGGCCGCGGCGGCGCCATGGGCGTCGTGCTGCTGGTCGCGACCTTCGTGCTGCTGGCGCTCGCCGCCCCGCTGATGCGCCAGCGCCACAAGCAGGCGTCCAGATCATGA
- a CDS encoding ABC transporter substrate-binding protein, with product MLGLLKTVGLGVLVASAFAVTSLAHAEDVKLMDGVAPRPDDTRMTAAGAFKKDPPWVIGMSDFGVNANTWTVQVAHEAENAAAKDKRISKFILLDAGFDQKKQVADIEDLIAQHVDAIIVQPVTSTSANASIAKAVAAGIPVILHTGRIDSDAYTTEIQGGAEHFGKVMGDWLVKTVGDNGKIWVLRGLAGHPEDTNRYNGLLESLKGTHVQIIAEEHGDWQYDKAKKLCETLYLNNPQVDGIWSSGADMTRACVDVFKQFGTPIPPISGEGNNGYFGQWITDGFKSISPEYSPAQGAAGVRAAVALLEGQQLYKRYVYNPDGWDQDKAKKYYRDDLTANVWWPSELPEDKLKEYYGKK from the coding sequence ATGTTAGGATTGCTGAAAACCGTCGGCCTGGGAGTGCTCGTCGCATCAGCGTTTGCCGTGACGTCGCTGGCGCATGCGGAAGACGTCAAGCTGATGGACGGCGTAGCACCGCGCCCCGACGACACGCGCATGACCGCGGCCGGTGCGTTCAAGAAGGACCCGCCCTGGGTCATCGGCATGAGCGACTTCGGCGTCAACGCAAACACCTGGACGGTGCAGGTGGCGCATGAGGCAGAGAATGCCGCGGCCAAGGACAAGCGCATCTCGAAGTTCATCCTGCTCGATGCCGGCTTCGACCAGAAGAAACAGGTCGCCGATATCGAGGACCTGATCGCGCAGCATGTCGACGCGATCATCGTTCAGCCGGTGACCAGCACATCGGCCAACGCCAGCATCGCCAAGGCGGTCGCCGCCGGCATCCCCGTCATCCTTCACACCGGCCGCATCGATTCCGACGCCTACACCACAGAGATCCAGGGCGGCGCCGAACACTTCGGCAAGGTGATGGGCGACTGGCTGGTGAAGACTGTCGGCGACAATGGCAAGATCTGGGTCCTGCGTGGCCTGGCCGGCCATCCGGAAGACACCAACCGCTACAACGGCCTGCTGGAATCGCTCAAGGGCACGCATGTGCAGATCATCGCCGAGGAGCATGGCGACTGGCAGTACGACAAGGCCAAGAAGCTGTGCGAAACGCTCTATCTGAACAATCCGCAGGTCGACGGCATCTGGTCGTCGGGCGCCGACATGACGCGCGCCTGCGTCGATGTCTTCAAGCAGTTCGGCACGCCCATTCCGCCGATCTCGGGCGAGGGCAACAATGGCTATTTCGGCCAGTGGATCACCGATGGTTTCAAGTCGATCTCTCCGGAATACAGCCCCGCCCAGGGCGCTGCCGGCGTGCGCGCCGCCGTCGCGCTGCTCGAGGGTCAACAGCTCTACAAGCGCTATGTCTACAACCCCGACGGATGGGACCAGGACAAGGCCAAAAAATACTATCGCGACGACCTGACCGCCAACGTCTGGTGGCCAAGCGAACTGCCCGAGGACAAGCTCAAGGAATATTACGGCAAGAAGTAA
- a CDS encoding ABC transporter ATP-binding protein codes for MTARERGAAIDIKGATKRYGNFTALDDVSLHIEPGEFMTLLGPSGSGKTTTLNVVAGFTDLTSGDLAVGGKSIVALPAHKRNIGVVFQHYALFPHMTVGKNVAYPLTLRGMDKQARDRQVARALDMVKMADFAHRYPSELSGGQQQRVALARAIVFDPPLLLMDEPLGALDKKLREWLQLEIKRIHRELGTTFVYVTHDQEEALVLSDRIAVFNQGRIEQVGTGRQLYDEPTTLFVAKFIGESTSLRGEAQTSGNETSLTIAGQKIVANGKLAGRKPVVLLRPEKLSLAGTNTPPAAGQNSLTGEVSEAIYLGSGSKYQVTLRDGSVAIVRSSLEATPFSIGDTVDLRWSVVDAKLLADDDRADMTMT; via the coding sequence ATGACTGCGAGGGAACGTGGCGCGGCCATCGACATCAAGGGCGCAACCAAGCGCTACGGCAATTTCACCGCGCTCGACGATGTCAGCCTGCATATCGAGCCGGGCGAGTTCATGACGCTGCTCGGCCCCAGCGGCTCGGGCAAGACCACCACGCTCAACGTCGTCGCGGGCTTCACCGACCTCACCTCCGGCGACCTCGCCGTCGGCGGCAAAAGCATCGTCGCGCTGCCGGCGCACAAGCGCAACATCGGCGTCGTCTTCCAGCATTACGCGCTGTTTCCGCACATGACGGTCGGCAAGAACGTCGCCTATCCCCTCACCTTGCGCGGCATGGACAAGCAGGCGCGCGACCGCCAGGTCGCGCGGGCGCTGGACATGGTCAAGATGGCCGATTTCGCGCATCGCTATCCCTCGGAGCTTTCCGGCGGCCAGCAGCAGCGCGTGGCGCTAGCGCGCGCCATCGTCTTCGATCCGCCGCTGCTTTTGATGGACGAGCCGCTTGGCGCGCTCGACAAGAAACTGCGCGAATGGCTGCAGCTGGAAATCAAGCGCATCCACCGCGAACTCGGCACCACCTTCGTCTATGTGACGCATGATCAGGAAGAGGCACTGGTTCTGTCCGACCGCATCGCCGTGTTCAACCAGGGACGTATCGAACAGGTGGGAACCGGCCGCCAGCTCTATGACGAGCCGACGACCCTATTCGTGGCGAAGTTCATCGGCGAATCGACCAGTTTGCGCGGCGAGGCCCAGACGTCCGGAAACGAGACCAGCCTGACCATCGCCGGCCAGAAGATCGTGGCCAACGGCAAGCTTGCCGGCCGGAAACCGGTGGTCCTGCTGCGGCCGGAAAAGCTCTCGCTTGCCGGCACCAACACGCCTCCCGCCGCCGGGCAGAACAGCCTCACCGGTGAGGTCAGCGAGGCGATCTATCTGGGGTCGGGTTCGAAATACCAGGTGACGCTTCGCGACGGCTCGGTGGCCATCGTGCGCTCGTCTCTGGAAGCCACACCGTTCTCGATTGGTGACACGGTCGATCTGCGCTGGTCGGTCGTCGATGCAAAACTTCTTGCCGACGACGACCGCGCCGACATGACGATGACCTGA
- a CDS encoding BrnA antitoxin family protein, whose protein sequence is MANPPRRPTNPMTAAEAAFKPVKKPVAPVREPTAAPGVRELVSIRIDRAVLDHFQEDGPGWQDRINDALRQAIEGKPTASGSDDE, encoded by the coding sequence ATGGCAAATCCCCCGCGCCGACCGACAAATCCGATGACGGCCGCCGAAGCAGCTTTCAAGCCGGTGAAGAAGCCGGTCGCCCCGGTCCGCGAGCCTACGGCCGCTCCAGGCGTCAGGGAGCTCGTTTCGATCCGCATCGACCGCGCCGTGCTGGACCATTTCCAGGAGGATGGGCCCGGCTGGCAAGACCGCATCAACGACGCCTTGCGCCAGGCGATAGAAGGCAAGCCGACGGCCAGCGGTTCGGACGACGAGTAG
- a CDS encoding DUF861 domain-containing protein, which translates to MTDFQTFAHLASIDLGEPEPKPTSISGDQREASKTLWTSPDGTLEVGVWECTPGRFTASREINSETCHIVSGRVSLHGPDGRSEDVGPGEMLVLPKGWNGEWTIHEKTRKLYILHFEA; encoded by the coding sequence ATGACCGACTTCCAGACCTTCGCCCATCTCGCTTCCATCGATCTCGGCGAGCCCGAGCCCAAGCCGACCTCGATCAGCGGCGATCAGCGCGAAGCGTCGAAGACGCTGTGGACCTCGCCGGACGGCACGCTGGAAGTCGGTGTCTGGGAGTGCACGCCGGGCCGCTTCACCGCATCACGCGAGATCAATTCCGAAACCTGCCATATCGTCTCGGGCCGGGTCTCGCTGCATGGTCCCGATGGCCGCAGCGAGGACGTCGGTCCTGGCGAAATGCTGGTGCTGCCGAAGGGTTGGAACGGCGAATGGACGATCCACGAGAAGACGCGCAAGCTCTATATCCTGCACTTCGAGGCGTGA